A single genomic interval of Candidatus Thermoplasmatota archaeon harbors:
- a CDS encoding aminodeoxychorismate/anthranilate synthase component II, with the protein MKVLVLDNYDSFTFNLVQYLGELGVEPVVRRNDAITLDEARRLAPRGVVISPGPGDPANPRDFGVCADVLTKLSPEVPTLGVCLGLQGFAHVYGGKVVRAPRLMHGKASLVHHDGKGVFRGVPSPFKAARYHSLVVDEQSLPSEIEVTARTPEGELMGARHRRFPIEGVQFHPESVLTEHGKRMIGNFLEACR; encoded by the coding sequence GACTCCTTCACCTTCAACCTCGTGCAGTACCTGGGCGAGCTTGGCGTCGAGCCCGTCGTGCGCCGCAACGACGCGATCACGCTCGACGAGGCGCGGCGGCTCGCCCCGCGGGGCGTGGTGATCTCGCCGGGACCCGGCGATCCAGCCAACCCGCGCGACTTTGGCGTGTGCGCCGACGTCCTCACGAAGCTCTCGCCCGAGGTGCCCACGCTTGGCGTGTGCTTGGGCCTGCAGGGGTTCGCTCACGTCTACGGCGGCAAGGTCGTGCGAGCGCCGCGCCTCATGCACGGCAAGGCGAGCCTCGTGCACCACGACGGGAAGGGCGTTTTCCGCGGCGTGCCAAGCCCCTTCAAGGCCGCGCGCTACCACAGCCTCGTCGTCGACGAGCAAAGCCTTCCGTCCGAGATCGAAGTCACCGCGCGAACGCCCGAGGGCGAGCTCATGGGCGCGCGACACCGGCGCTTCCCGATCGAGGGCGTGCAGTTCCACCCGGAGAGCGTGCTCACGGAGCACGGGAAACGCATGATCGGAAACTTCCTGGAGGCGTGCCGGTGA